ATCTGGGTGGTTCCGTCGCTCCATGGGGTCTTCAGTGTCAGTTCCACGCCGGTGGCATGGAGGGTGAGTCGTGTTTCTTTGAGGGGCGGGCGCAGGATGTAGCTGACCAGTTGCTCGAGGCTCGCGCGGGCTCCGGCGGCTACGGTGACGTGGGCGTCGAGGTCAAAGCCGTCTTCGTGCGCCTTGAGTCGGGCGAACGTGCTGAGTGCGCGGGGCCTTCCGTTGCGCAGGCGCTGGGCGCCCTTGTGGAAGACGCCCTCGGCGTAGAGCTCGCCTAAGCTGAGCATGAGCTGCTGGGCGTCCCAGTCTTCCTCGTCGGGCCCGAGGCCCAGCTTCTCCAACAACTCGACCACGCGCCGCTTGATGTCGGCCACCAGGGCGGCGACCTCCGCCACGGTGGGTGGGGCGGCGTGCAGGAACACTAGCTTTCCGTCGCTGCGCTCGTAGAAGCTGCCGTCCGTGTAGAGCGCGTGGAAGTGGACGTTGAGGTTCAGCGCACCGCCGAAGCGTTGGATGGCCATGATGCTGCCGGGGCGCGCGCTGCCGTGCTGGCCAGGTGGCCCGAGGTTGGCGGCGCGGGAACGGTAGAGCGCGTCGATGGCCGCTCGAGCGATGCCCCAGACGCCGAGGGTGAGCTGGTGGTTGTGGGCCATGCGCCACCGCAGCGCGTGCGGGAAGGACAGCACCCACTGGCGAAAGGGGACCGGCGGCAGGACGTTCTCGACGAGGTGCTTGGCCTGGTCCGCCATCTTCCGGCCGACGCAGCGGGGGCAGAAGGCTCGCTGCTTGCAGCTGAGGGCCACGAGGCGGCTCTGGGCGCAGTCGTCGCAGCGGAAGCGGGCGAAGCCGTGACGGAGAACGCCGCAGCGCAGGTAGCCGCGCAGGGTGTCGACCACGAAGCCGGGCAGTGGGCGCTCGGCGCGGGCTTCCAGGTACTTCTCCAGCTCGTCGCTGAGGAGCTGGTGCAGCGGGCCTGCGCGCGGATCCCGACGCTCGTAGGTGAGCGCGAGGGCAGGCGGTGGAGCGACGGCAGCGGCGGGCACCCGCGCGGGTGATGCACCCAACAGTCCGTTGGTCGACGCGCGAGTTCAAGCGCGTGTTGCACCTCTCTTGGAGGCGCCCGCCGGTGCTCGCTGGCGCCCGCCGGTGCCGGCCCACCGAAAGTCCCCCGTTCACCAACTAACCATCTGGTGACTTTCATGTCAGGCTGCCCGGCATGTCCTGGCAATCCATCCCCGCCCCGGGCTCGCTGCAGTACACCGAACGCTTCAGCGAGGCCTTCCTCGACAGCCTGCGCTCCAAGGGCGACCCCCTCGCCGACGCCGTCATTGCCGAGCTCGCCGAGACCATGCCGCTCACCGACGTGGGCGACCTCTTGGCCGAGGTGCGCCGCCGCGTGGGCCGCTCCCCCGCCTGTGCTGCGTTCATCCAAGCGGGCGTGCGGCTCCCCGCCTGGGTGGACTTCGACGCCATGCGCGCGGGCCAGCGGCTGATCGCGCAGTTCCCCGTGCACATGGGCCTCGGCCTGTTCTCGGGCAGCCTGGTGGGCGGCGCGGTGTTCCCCAAGATGGCGCTGGTCACGGCCATGACCGGCATGCTCAGCGGCGACACCAACAAGCGCCTCGACGAGACCGCCGCCATGGTGCTGCGCATGTCCATGCCCGGCACGCTCGAGCCCGGCGGCGAGGCCCACGAGCTGTTCGTGCGCGTGCGCCTGCTGCACGGCGCGCTGCGGCGCTTCCTGCCCGAGACGGGCCGCTTCCGGCACCCCACCGAGGTGCCCATCAACCAGCAGGACCTGGCCATCACGCTGGGCCTGTTCGGCTACGTGAACGTGCGCAGCCTGGCGCGCATGAACATCCACCTCACCCCCGAGGAGCGCGCCTCCTTCACGCTGCTGTGGCGCTACGCCGGCTTCGTGCTGGGCATCGACGACGCGCTCCTGCCGCACACCGCCGAAGAGCAGCGCGAGTTCTTCCTGGCCAGCCTCAAGCACCAGGCGCGCCCCGACAAGCTCAGCGACAAGAACCGCGTGGTGATGGACAACTTCGCGCGCCAGGTGCACCAGTCGCTGCCGCTGGTGAAGGAGAGCGTGGCCCGCGACCTGCTCTATCAGATCTGCCGCTACCTCTCGGGCGACGAATACGTGACCGGCATGCAGCTGCCCAACCTGGGCGACGACTACTGGGGCCTGCGCCTGCTGCGAGGCCTCGGCACCGGGGCGAGCTTCGTGCACCGCCACGTGCCCGGCGGCGAGGACGCCCTGTACCGCTTCGGCGTCACGCACTACCGGCGCTCGCTGCGCCTGATGGAGAAGAAGAAGGACAAGCAGGGGACGTACCGCGTGCGCACCACGCAGGACGCCTTCCCCGCGCCGGCCGCTGCGGCTGGCCAGTAGCTCCAGGCAGTGACTCCGAGCGGTCGGCACCGGTGCGCGGACGTCCCATCGACGTGAACGTAGTCGTCTGACGACTCTTCACAACTCCCAGTGGGTGGCCTCGGCGGGCGACGGGTAGAGGTCCGCCTGATCCCGGCCAGGCGCTGCTGTGCTACCAGGGCGATGTGGATCTGAATGCCACCCATCTCACGTTAGCCAAGGACGTGTGCGCCCAAGTTGGAGCACACCCACAGGCTCCTGCGCCCCACGAGAAGCTCGGCCTGTCCCGCTCTGCGCGGTCCACCCAGCCGCTGCAAGGGCTTCGCGTGAATCCCACCGCAGGGACCTGTGGCTGGTACATCTGGGCGGGAGAACTGTCCGCAGCGGAAGACTTCTTCGAACCCGTTCACGTGAGCCACCTCGAGACCGTGTGCCCACTCTCCGTCGGGTTCCTGAGCTTGCCGCCGGGCTGGCGCTTCCTCACCGATGGCGACTACGTCGACGTCTGGTTCGACCCGGATCTCCGGTTCTGAGTCGCCGTCGTAGGACCCCGAGGGTGGGTCAGCATGCCCAACAGCGCCAGCCACGGCCCTTGGTCGGAGGCACGTGCTCCCCCCAACGCCGGCAACTCCGGCGTTCGTGCACACGCGCCTCGTGCCCTCCGGAGGACAGCGTCTGGTATGAAGAGTCGTGGTCGCACGAACCGAGTTGGTACTGTTGCCGGGGATGGACGGCACTGGCGTGCTGTTCCAGCCGCTGCTGGACATACTGCCCCTCTCCTTGGTGGCCCACGCGCAGCGCTACCCCACCCACGAGGCGCTATCCTACGATGACCTGGTCGCGCGCGTGCTCGCGGCGCTTCCCCGCGAGGGTGACTACGTGCTCGTCGCCGAGTCCTTCTCCGGTCCCATCGCGCTGCGCGCCGCCGCGACTCAGCCGAGAGGCCTCCGCGCCCTGGTCCTGTGTGCCTCGTTCGCCGAGGCTCCTGTGCGCGTGCCCGCGTGGCTCACGCCCTTCGTGCGGCCGGGCCTGATGCGGATGTCGCCCTTCGCGCTGCAAGCCCCCGTGATGCTTGGCATGAGCGCACCCGCGTCGCTGCGCGCGCTGCTGGCGGAGGCGCTCGCGGCCGTGTCCCCGGAGGTGCTCGCCCACCGCGCCCGTGAGCTGTTGCGCGTGGACGCCAGCGAGGCGCTCTCCGCGCTGCACGTGCCGCTGCTCTACCTGCGCGCGACGCGAGACCGCCTGGTCAGCGCACGCAGCCGCGACCACCTGCTGCACCACTGCCCTGACGCGACCGTGGCGGACATCCAGGGGCCGCACCTGCTGATGCAAGCGCAGCCCGAGGCGTGCTGGCAAGCCATCGAGGCCTTCCTGCGCGAGCGCGTCTTCACGGGCTGATGTCGAACCAGATCGACTGACCGTGCTCGGGGATCCCCGGTGGTGGTGGTGGGGGCGCGCCGCACTCCGCGCCCGGGCCAAACGCTCCTTCGGAACGCGATCGTTGCCACCAGGACCCGTCCGAGCAGGGTGGTGGCGCGTCGCTCGACGGCGCGTCCCGCGTCATCGCGGATCAGCGCCTCGGTGGCGCGGACCTCACCCGTCTCCGACAGCGCGTCGACGTGCTCTTGGAAACCACTCAGGTCGTAGTGGACCCGAAAGATGGCGAACGCCGAACGCACCTCGCTCAACCGCCCCGCGGCGTCGTAGTGGTAGGTGCTGCGGTCGGGCTCCTCGTCGAGCCCCGGGACCTCGCACGTGTAGCTGGCCAGCCGCTCGTGCTCATCGTACTCGACCACGCACACCTGCGTGGTGTCGCCGGAAGGTGTCGCGTTCGTCATGCGCAGCGCGCGGCCGGCCGCGTCGTAGTCGAAGCTGCGACGCTCGCTCTCCTCGAGGGTGGTGGGATCCAACTGTGGTGTGAGCGTGATCAGCGCGTCGAGGCGGCCGCTCGCGCCGTACTGCAGCTCCTTTCGGAATGCGAGGGTGCCGCGAATCACACGCTCGATGCCGGCGAGCCGCGAGCCCTCGTAGGTGTAGGTGGTGTGGAAGTCGAGCTCGGTGGCCGTGGACTCAGTGAGACGACCCCGCACGTAGGTGAACGTCTGCACCGATTCGCCCTCGGTGACCGAGCACGTGCCATCCATCGTCGGTCGCTCCGCATGGGATGCCGCGTTGGCAGTCACGCTGGCGCCGACAGGCCCCGTCTCGCCGCCCGACGCGTGGCTACAACCCGCGACCAGGACACCGAGCCACACACCGACCGAGACGAGAGAGCGCTTCATCGCCCGGCAGCCTGCAGGATGGCCGCCACGCGCTGCACCATCTCCACGGAGGCCTCGATCTCCGCCTTGCGCGTGGACACGCTCTCCACGTTGCAGCCGAGCGAGATGCCCTTCTCGCGCGCGAACTGGTGCAGCTCCTCGAAGGCCGCCACCGTGAGGTCCACCGACTTCTCGAGGATGTCGTGGGAGTGCAGCAGCTCGTTCTCGAGCCAGCGCGGCACGGCGATGCCCAGCCAGCGCATGAACTCGAGGGTCTTCTGTGACCCACACGGGCTGATCGTCACCAGCACGTGAGGCATCGGCCGCTGCTCGGCCTCGCAGCGGTAGTAGAGATCGCTCAGCACGTTCTTGCTCGCCGTGACCGAGTACACGGCCTGCGTGACGAAGAACTCGCAGCCCAGCGCGCGCTTCTCCGTGATGCGCGCCACCTCGTCTCCACCCGCCTCGTGCCGCTCGGCGATCAGCACCCCGCCCAGGGGCAGCGTGGGCGACTGCTCCCGATGGATGCGGTACGCGTCGCGCAGCTTGAGGTGCACCGCCTGGTGCTTCGACGGAGCACCCACCAGCACCGTCGCCGCGTGTTGTCTCGCCAGCTGCTGCAACCACGCCGTCAGCCCGTCCGCCGTCAGTCCCGCCACGGAGCGGTACACCACCTTCGGCAGGTCCACGTCCGCCAGGTAGTCGTAGGCATAGGTCAGCGGATCGATGGACTCGAGGAAGGGGAACGGCCGCTCGGCGTCGGTGCGACTCGACTCGTCCTGCAGGTCGTAGACCACCAGCGCGTCCACGGGCAACCGCTGGATCCGCGCGCACTGCAGCGCCGCCACCTCGCGCTTGCGCTCCTCGGTGAAGCTCGCCTTCAGCGGCGTGATCCCGTAGGTGAGGCGCGGCGGCGTCCAGCGTGTGGCGGTCTGGTCCATCGCCGGTCTATAGCACCCGCGTCAGCTGCATCTCGCGCGCCACATAGTGCGTCACCATCTCCGCCAGACCCTCGGTCAGCTCCTCGTAGGTGATGGGCGGGTTCGGATCCGACAGGTGCTGCAGCACGGTGAAGATGCCCCCGTGCATGAAGATGTAGGTCATGGCGGGGATGCGCCGCAGCCGCATGTACTCGGGGTGGTGCATCACCACCTGGATCACGATCTCCGACAGCAGCTTCGTGACGGGGTGCAGGTAGCTCTTGATGTCCACGCCCACCGCGTCGCGCGCGCACTTGAGGTAGCGCTGGTCGTTCTTGTTCAGGAACTCGCCGAAGTGCTGGAGCATCAGCCGGATGGCGTCGCCGATGTTGGAGCGCACGAGCTGCGGCGTGAGCGGCGTGAGCATGGCCACCACCTCCGCCACGAAGCGCTGGTTCATGGCGTCGAAGACCTCCTCCTTGTTGGCGAAGTACTCGTAGAGCGAGCCCACCCCGATGCCGGCCACCTCGGCGATGTGGCGCGTGGTGGTGTGGGCGGTGCCGCGCTCGGCGACGCAGATGAACGCTGCCTCGACGATGGCGTCGTAGGTGGCCTTGGAGCGCTCTTGCTTGGGCTTGCGTGGCATGGACCGACCCGACTGGAATCCGAACAATTGCTCGGGATATGCTGTCAGCCGGCCAACGGATGGTCAACCCCCCAACGAAAGCACCCATGTTCGGCACCAAGCTCAGCAAGTCATCCTCCGCAGTCGTCACCGGCGCGGGCAGCGGCATCGGGCGGGCGTTCGCCCTCGAGCTAGTGGCGAGGGGCGGACGCGTCATCTGCTCCGACATCCAGCTCGCGGCGGCCGAGGAGACCGTCGGCCTCATCGAGGCGCGCGGCGGCCAGGCCCTGGCGCTCGCCTGCGACGTCTCGAAGCTCGAGGAGGTGGAGGCGCTCGCCACCAAATCCGAACAATGGCTCGGCAATCCCGTGGACCTGGTGGTGAACAACGCCGGGGTCGGGATCGGCGGCCGCCCCATCGGGGTCATCCCCATCGAGGACTGGCACTGGACGGTGGGTGTGAACCTGTGGGGCGTGGTGCACGGCTGCCACGTGTTCGCCCCGCGCCTCCGCGCGCTCGGGCGCGGCGGCATCATCAACGTGTGCTCCGCAGCCAGCTTCGCGTCGGCGCCCATGATGGGGCCCTACAACGTCACCAAGGCGGCCGTGCTGGCGCTGTCCGAGACGCTCGAGGCGGAGCTCTCAGGGAGCGGCGTGCGCGTCACGGCGCTCTGCCCCACCTTCGTGAAGACCAACATCGTCACCAACGGCCGTATCCCCGAGGCCACCTCGAAGCTGGGCAGCCAGATGATGGCGCGCACCGGGGTGTCGCCCGAGGGCGTGGTGAAGACCACATTGGACGCCCTCGACGCCCACCGCCTCTACGTGCTGCCGCAGCTCGAGGCGCGGCTCATCTGGCGCATGAAGCGCTTGGCTCCGGTGGCCTACAACAAGAGCTCGGGGCTCCTCGGACGGATGTTCGCCCCGCGCGACGCGAAGGGAGCCGACCATGGCGCAAGTTGATCTCGAGAAGATGCTCACCAAGATCAAGGCCACCCAGTGGGGCCTCGGTGACGTGGACTGGGAGGCCCCCGGCGCCGAGCGCATCACCCCCGAGCAGTGGCCCAAGCTGAAGGTCTTCATGGCGGACCTCATGTGGATCGAGCACGTGGGCGCGCGTGGCTTCGCGGCCATGGCCAAGACGGCGCCGACCGCCACGCTGCGCGAGATCTACACCTACTTCCACGCCGAGGAGCAGCGCCACGCCAACGCGGAGATGGCGCTCATGAAGCGCTGGGGCATGCTGGACGGCGACACGCTGCCCGAGCCCAACATCAACCTGCGGCTGGTGATCGAGTGGCTCGACAAGTACGCCGACGAGATGCCCTTCTACGTGCTGGGCGCGGTCATCCCCATGCTGGAGATCGCGCTCGACGGGGCGCTCTGCCGCTTCTTGCTCGACACCGTGGACGACCCGGTCTGCCACGCGGCCTTCGACCGCATCAACGGCGACGAGGCGCGCCACCTGGCGGTGGGCTTCACGGTCATGGAGCAGCAGGGCGTGGACAAGAACGCCATGCAGCTGATGCGCATGTGCGCGCCCATGGTGGACCCGCGCCTCTTGCTGGGCATCGCGGTCTACCTGCCGCTGCTCAACAAGATGCGCGACAACATCGTGGAGCTGGGCCTGCCGGAGAAGAGGCTCTACGACGTGATGGCCAAGTTCGGGAAGATCGGCGGGCGCACCCGCGAGGGCCGCCGGAACCCCTGGTTCCAGGTCATCCAGCATCACGCGCGCGTGGTCATCGACCGCCGGAACCGCTTCTACCACGTGCCCGTGGACGCCATGGTGCGGGCCAGCGGTCAGATCCCGAAGGAGGCGCTGCCGCCCGTGCCTACCTGGGTCAACGAGCTCACCTGGAGGCCGGCCGCGTGAGGGTCGAGACGCTCATCCTGGGCGCAGGCTTCGGCGGCGTGGGGGCGGCCATCCGACTCACGCGCGCGGGCCTCGGCGACTTCCTGATCCTCGAGCGCGCGGCCGACGTGGGCGGCACCTGGCGCGACAACACCTACCCCGGCGCGGCCTGCGACATCCCGTCCAACCTGTACTCGTTCTCGTTCGCGCAGAACCCCGAGTGGTCGCGGGCCTACTCGGGCAGCGCGGAGATCCTGCAGTACGTGCAGCGCCTGGTGGACGAGCACCAGCTGCGCCCGCGCATCCGCTTCCACCAGAACGTGAGCCACATGCGCTTCGACGAGCGCGCCGGCGAGTGGGAGGTGCGCACCGACACGGGCAGCGTCTTCCGCGCGCGCAGCGTGATCTCGGCCACCGGCGGCCTCGCCAACCCGGGCTACCCGGCCATCGAGGGACGAGAGCGCTTCGCGGGCAAGACCATCCACAGCGCGCGCTGGGACCACGGCTACGACTTCGCGGGCAAGCGCGTGGCGGTGATCGGAACCGGAGCGAGCGCCGTGCAGATCATCCCCGAGCTGGTGAAGGTGGCGGGCAGCGTGAAGGTCTTTCAGCGCACGCCGGGCTGGGTGGTGCCGCGCCCGGACTACCGCGTGCCGGAGCGCCAGAAGGCGCGCTTTCGGCGCAACCCCGCGGCGCAGACGGCCGCGCGTCAGGCCCTGTTCTGGGGCCACGAGAGCTCGGCGCTGGCGGTCATCTGGCCCTCGCCGCTCACCCGCGTGGCCGAGGGCATCGCCAGCGCGCACCTGCGGCGTCAGGTGCAGGACCCGTGGCTGCGGCGGCAGCTCACGCCCAACTTCCGCATCGGGTGCAAGCGCGTGCTGCTCTCGAGCGACTACTACCCGGCGCTGCAGCAGCCCAACTGCAAGCTGATCACGTGGCCCATCGTGCGCATCGGTGAACACGGCGTGCACACGGCCGAGGGCGTGGAACACCAGGTGGACTGCGTGGTGTTCGCCACGGGCTTCGAGGTGCACAAGCAGAGCACGCCGTTCCCCGTGGTGGGCCTCGGCGGGCGTGTGCTGGCGGACGAGTGGCGCGGTGGCGCGCAGGCCTACAAGAGCATGAACGTCACCGGGTTCCCCAACCTGCACTTCATCCTGGGGCCCAACTCGGGGCCGGGGCACAACTCCGCGCTGGT
This genomic interval from Sandaracinaceae bacterium contains the following:
- a CDS encoding alpha/beta hydrolase; the encoded protein is MVARTELVLLPGMDGTGVLFQPLLDILPLSLVAHAQRYPTHEALSYDDLVARVLAALPREGDYVLVAESFSGPIALRAAATQPRGLRALVLCASFAEAPVRVPAWLTPFVRPGLMRMSPFALQAPVMLGMSAPASLRALLAEALAAVSPEVLAHRARELLRVDASEALSALHVPLLYLRATRDRLVSARSRDHLLHHCPDATVADIQGPHLLMQAQPEACWQAIEAFLRERVFTG
- a CDS encoding SDR family NAD(P)-dependent oxidoreductase — its product is MFGTKLSKSSSAVVTGAGSGIGRAFALELVARGGRVICSDIQLAAAEETVGLIEARGGQALALACDVSKLEEVEALATKSEQWLGNPVDLVVNNAGVGIGGRPIGVIPIEDWHWTVGVNLWGVVHGCHVFAPRLRALGRGGIINVCSAASFASAPMMGPYNVTKAAVLALSETLEAELSGSGVRVTALCPTFVKTNIVTNGRIPEATSKLGSQMMARTGVSPEGVVKTTLDALDAHRLYVLPQLEARLIWRMKRLAPVAYNKSSGLLGRMFAPRDAKGADHGAS
- a CDS encoding DUF2236 domain-containing protein, which codes for MSWQSIPAPGSLQYTERFSEAFLDSLRSKGDPLADAVIAELAETMPLTDVGDLLAEVRRRVGRSPACAAFIQAGVRLPAWVDFDAMRAGQRLIAQFPVHMGLGLFSGSLVGGAVFPKMALVTAMTGMLSGDTNKRLDETAAMVLRMSMPGTLEPGGEAHELFVRVRLLHGALRRFLPETGRFRHPTEVPINQQDLAITLGLFGYVNVRSLARMNIHLTPEERASFTLLWRYAGFVLGIDDALLPHTAEEQREFFLASLKHQARPDKLSDKNRVVMDNFARQVHQSLPLVKESVARDLLYQICRYLSGDEYVTGMQLPNLGDDYWGLRLLRGLGTGASFVHRHVPGGEDALYRFGVTHYRRSLRLMEKKKDKQGTYRVRTTQDAFPAPAAAAGQ
- a CDS encoding transposase, which gives rise to MGASPARVPAAAVAPPPALALTYERRDPRAGPLHQLLSDELEKYLEARAERPLPGFVVDTLRGYLRCGVLRHGFARFRCDDCAQSRLVALSCKQRAFCPRCVGRKMADQAKHLVENVLPPVPFRQWVLSFPHALRWRMAHNHQLTLGVWGIARAAIDALYRSRAANLGPPGQHGSARPGSIMAIQRFGGALNLNVHFHALYTDGSFYERSDGKLVFLHAAPPTVAEVAALVADIKRRVVELLEKLGLGPDEEDWDAQQLMLSLGELYAEGVFHKGAQRLRNGRPRALSTFARLKAHEDGFDLDAHVTVAAGARASLEQLVSYILRPPLKETRLTLHATGVELTLKTPWSDGTTQIRLTPDRFIDRLVALVPPPRVNTLLYGGLFAANARLRPLAVAYLRPGVIPRKRTRPANPTKPRNTAWAELMRHSFGLDVLACPHCGGRMRHVATVLDHYSIQRILRHQGLDTPEPRARSSPLESDLVYEPDEHALADAPQDDFSQLDPNDPW
- a CDS encoding TetR/AcrR family transcriptional regulator; translated protein: MPRKPKQERSKATYDAIVEAAFICVAERGTAHTTTRHIAEVAGIGVGSLYEYFANKEEVFDAMNQRFVAEVVAMLTPLTPQLVRSNIGDAIRLMLQHFGEFLNKNDQRYLKCARDAVGVDIKSYLHPVTKLLSEIVIQVVMHHPEYMRLRRIPAMTYIFMHGGIFTVLQHLSDPNPPITYEELTEGLAEMVTHYVAREMQLTRVL
- a CDS encoding ferritin-like domain-containing protein; this encodes MAQVDLEKMLTKIKATQWGLGDVDWEAPGAERITPEQWPKLKVFMADLMWIEHVGARGFAAMAKTAPTATLREIYTYFHAEEQRHANAEMALMKRWGMLDGDTLPEPNINLRLVIEWLDKYADEMPFYVLGAVIPMLEIALDGALCRFLLDTVDDPVCHAAFDRINGDEARHLAVGFTVMEQQGVDKNAMQLMRMCAPMVDPRLLLGIAVYLPLLNKMRDNIVELGLPEKRLYDVMAKFGKIGGRTREGRRNPWFQVIQHHARVVIDRRNRFYHVPVDAMVRASGQIPKEALPPVPTWVNELTWRPAA
- a CDS encoding NAD(P)/FAD-dependent oxidoreductase, which translates into the protein MGQRAHLEAGRVRVETLILGAGFGGVGAAIRLTRAGLGDFLILERAADVGGTWRDNTYPGAACDIPSNLYSFSFAQNPEWSRAYSGSAEILQYVQRLVDEHQLRPRIRFHQNVSHMRFDERAGEWEVRTDTGSVFRARSVISATGGLANPGYPAIEGRERFAGKTIHSARWDHGYDFAGKRVAVIGTGASAVQIIPELVKVAGSVKVFQRTPGWVVPRPDYRVPERQKARFRRNPAAQTAARQALFWGHESSALAVIWPSPLTRVAEGIASAHLRRQVQDPWLRRQLTPNFRIGCKRVLLSSDYYPALQQPNCKLITWPIVRIGEHGVHTAEGVEHQVDCVVFATGFEVHKQSTPFPVVGLGGRVLADEWRGGAQAYKSMNVTGFPNLHFILGPNSGPGHNSALVYMESQIDYAVQGVRTLAETGARFLDVRPEVQQRYNEGLQKRLAKTNWASGCKSWYLTADGFNATMYPGFATQYAQELRHFQRGDYHAAPAAGAADRAGLALQT
- a CDS encoding 5,10-methylenetetrahydrofolate reductase: MDQTATRWTPPRLTYGITPLKASFTEERKREVAALQCARIQRLPVDALVVYDLQDESSRTDAERPFPFLESIDPLTYAYDYLADVDLPKVVYRSVAGLTADGLTAWLQQLARQHAATVLVGAPSKHQAVHLKLRDAYRIHREQSPTLPLGGVLIAERHEAGGDEVARITEKRALGCEFFVTQAVYSVTASKNVLSDLYYRCEAEQRPMPHVLVTISPCGSQKTLEFMRWLGIAVPRWLENELLHSHDILEKSVDLTVAAFEELHQFAREKGISLGCNVESVSTRKAEIEASVEMVQRVAAILQAAGR